The following are encoded in a window of Amycolatopsis solani genomic DNA:
- a CDS encoding DUF3152 domain-containing protein — protein sequence MAPDRTLPAEQPRWPEHEPEETPAAVAEPADPPVPARELLRLSPPDPAQARPVSWWPPAVLVLAVALSVALLLIPRAVEPRRLSGVASANPTVSTPTPTRAPEAAALPDGAPVTAAGSGTWRVLPGPETLAGTGHTTVTYTVEVEDGLDAATFGADVDSVLADPRGWIGLGEVSFHRLARPDDRPSVRISLTSPATSRRLCGFAIPFESSCHLSRGHRIVVNLARWIRGAHSFDGDLAGYHRYAISHEVGHALGFGHVGCPAAGAPAPVMMQQTFGLSNDYLARLNRAEPAAAVRVRPDGAVCRANPWVTAAP from the coding sequence GTGGCACCCGACCGCACTTTGCCGGCCGAGCAGCCACGATGGCCCGAGCACGAGCCGGAAGAAACGCCGGCCGCCGTAGCCGAACCCGCCGATCCGCCGGTCCCGGCACGTGAGCTCCTGCGGCTGTCCCCACCCGATCCGGCGCAAGCGCGGCCGGTCTCGTGGTGGCCACCCGCCGTGCTCGTGCTCGCCGTGGCGCTCTCCGTCGCGCTGCTGCTCATCCCGCGGGCCGTCGAACCGCGCCGGCTTTCCGGTGTGGCTTCGGCGAATCCGACGGTCTCCACACCGACCCCCACCCGGGCGCCGGAAGCCGCGGCGTTGCCGGACGGCGCCCCCGTGACCGCGGCCGGCTCCGGCACCTGGCGGGTCCTGCCCGGTCCGGAAACCCTCGCCGGCACCGGGCACACCACCGTGACGTACACGGTCGAGGTCGAAGACGGCCTCGACGCCGCCACCTTCGGCGCCGACGTCGACTCCGTGCTCGCCGACCCCCGTGGCTGGATCGGGCTCGGTGAGGTGTCGTTCCACCGCCTCGCCCGGCCGGACGACCGGCCCTCGGTGCGCATCAGCCTCACCAGCCCGGCGACCAGCCGGCGCCTGTGCGGCTTCGCCATCCCCTTCGAGTCGTCGTGCCACCTCTCACGCGGGCACCGCATCGTCGTCAACCTCGCCCGCTGGATCCGCGGCGCGCACTCCTTCGACGGCGACCTCGCCGGCTACCACCGCTACGCCATCAGCCACGAGGTCGGCCACGCGCTCGGCTTCGGCCACGTCGGCTGCCCGGCGGCCGGTGCGCCGGCGCCGGTGATGATGCAGCAGACGTTCGGGCTCTCGAACGACTACCTGGCCCGGCTCAACCGCGCCGAGCCCGCGGCCGCCGTCCGGGTTCGCCCGGACGGCGCCGTCTGCCGGGCCAACCCGTGGGTCACCGCCGCGCCCTGA
- a CDS encoding DUF4383 domain-containing protein, protein MSTPTRTTTRTPAQLAATVVAAVFLLVGVLGFVPGITTNYDQLSFAGHDSMAMLLGLFMVSVLHNIVHLLFGVAGLAAARTPRGAFRFLVVGGVVYLVLWVYGLVVDHASDANFVPVNNADNWLHLLLGVGMIGLGLLTARARATR, encoded by the coding sequence ATGTCCACACCCACCCGAACCACCACGCGCACTCCCGCGCAGCTCGCGGCCACCGTGGTCGCGGCCGTCTTCCTGCTGGTCGGGGTGCTCGGCTTCGTCCCGGGCATCACGACGAACTACGACCAGCTCAGCTTCGCCGGCCACGACTCGATGGCGATGCTGCTCGGCCTGTTCATGGTGTCCGTGCTGCACAACATCGTCCACCTGCTGTTCGGCGTCGCCGGCTTGGCCGCGGCCCGCACTCCCCGCGGGGCGTTCCGGTTCCTAGTGGTGGGCGGGGTCGTCTACCTGGTGCTCTGGGTGTACGGGCTGGTCGTCGACCACGCCAGCGACGCGAACTTCGTGCCGGTCAACAACGCGGACAACTGGCTGCACCTCTTGCTGGGTGTCGGGATGATCGGGCTCGGCCTGCTCACCGCCCGTGCCCGCGCGACCCGCTGA
- a CDS encoding DUF2795 domain-containing protein: MSKPNPIELQKYLSGVDYPAKRDDLVRAAERNGAGKDVLDTVRKLPDRTYEGPSGVSKEIGG, translated from the coding sequence ATGAGCAAGCCGAACCCGATCGAGCTGCAGAAGTACCTCTCCGGTGTCGACTACCCCGCGAAGCGCGACGACCTGGTCCGCGCCGCTGAGCGGAACGGTGCCGGTAAGGACGTCCTCGACACGGTGCGCAAGCTTCCCGATCGGACCTACGAGGGTCCGAGCGGGGTCAGCAAGGAGATCGGTGGCTGA